The Streptomyces sp. RKAG293 genome includes a region encoding these proteins:
- a CDS encoding acyl-ACP desaturase, which translates to MKIEARDSRIDWLRELEPRVAELVAHHIDKGREWFPHQYIPWGAGRDYDGPLNGVAWSKEQSTVSGPVRSALMVNLLTEDNLPGYHLTIASQTSRDGAWGAWLQRWTAEEDRHAISMRAYLHATRAVDPIALERARMQQVGIPAVPWMKGVLGTIAYATVQEWGTRISHRNTGALSDDPVCEQLLTRIALDENLHMVFYRELMRAALAIDPDPVLCALDDTVREFRMPGAEISSFARMTAEMAIAGVYDLRIHHDDVLIPMLRSLEIFELGGLGPVGEQARERIAGQLTQIDERARRFTERRAQARAARAQRADGTEQPYLTRTGEA; encoded by the coding sequence ATGAAAATAGAAGCGAGAGATTCTCGCATTGACTGGCTAAGAGAACTCGAGCCAAGGGTAGCGGAATTGGTGGCCCATCATATTGATAAGGGCCGTGAATGGTTTCCGCATCAGTACATCCCTTGGGGGGCGGGCCGTGACTACGACGGCCCCCTCAATGGCGTCGCGTGGAGTAAAGAACAGTCCACCGTGAGCGGGCCCGTACGCTCGGCGCTGATGGTGAACCTGCTCACGGAGGACAACCTTCCCGGCTACCACCTCACGATTGCGTCCCAGACCTCCCGGGATGGCGCGTGGGGGGCTTGGCTCCAGCGGTGGACGGCCGAGGAAGACCGCCACGCCATATCGATGCGGGCATATCTGCATGCGACGCGCGCGGTGGATCCGATCGCCCTGGAGCGTGCCCGGATGCAGCAGGTGGGCATCCCTGCCGTCCCGTGGATGAAGGGTGTCCTGGGGACGATCGCCTACGCCACGGTGCAGGAGTGGGGAACCAGGATCAGCCATCGTAATACTGGGGCTCTGAGTGATGATCCGGTCTGCGAGCAGTTGCTCACCCGGATCGCCCTCGACGAGAACCTGCACATGGTCTTCTATCGTGAGTTGATGCGGGCAGCACTTGCCATCGATCCGGACCCGGTGCTCTGCGCCTTGGACGACACAGTGCGAGAGTTCCGCATGCCGGGAGCCGAGATCTCGAGTTTCGCGAGGATGACCGCTGAGATGGCCATCGCCGGTGTGTACGACTTGCGCATCCATCACGACGACGTCCTGATTCCGATGCTGCGGTCGCTGGAGATCTTCGAACTGGGTGGCCTGGGCCCGGTCGGTGAACAGGCGCGGGAGCGGATTGCCGGACAGCTGACCCAAATAGACGAGCGGGCGCGGCGGTTCACCGAGCGACGCGCGCAGGCTCGCGCCGCCCGGGCACAACGAGCGGACGGCACCGAACAGCCCTACCTCACCCGGACGGGGGAAGCATGA
- a CDS encoding class I SAM-dependent methyltransferase, giving the protein MTSISPARGPRAESECTSADAIEFHYDVGNDFYALWLDETLAYSAAVWDGIGAGERGVEALAAAQRAKFALHLDLAGAPASSEPGDFSLLDVGCGWGGLIDYAVRTGRVTQATGLTLSRAQRDHIHSRGLPEVRVALEGWDAHQPERPYDGIISVGAFEHFVTGSTPNDQRITAYRSYFEKCYQWLSPGAGMSLQTIAYDGVSGPKGPVGSFVASEIFPDAALPRLSEITAACDPYFSVTWLRSSARDYARTLGVWSASLLEAREEAQRVAGDEVYRRYRRYLRACEVTFVREAATLYRIGFRRRDEVLQLSD; this is encoded by the coding sequence ATGACCTCCATTTCGCCTGCTCGAGGCCCGCGTGCGGAGTCGGAGTGCACCAGTGCCGATGCCATCGAGTTCCACTATGACGTCGGCAATGACTTTTACGCCCTGTGGCTGGACGAGACACTCGCCTATTCGGCAGCTGTCTGGGACGGCATCGGCGCCGGGGAGCGCGGCGTGGAGGCACTGGCCGCAGCACAGCGCGCCAAATTCGCCCTCCACCTGGATCTGGCGGGTGCCCCCGCGTCGTCCGAGCCCGGGGACTTCAGCCTGCTGGACGTGGGTTGCGGTTGGGGCGGCCTGATCGACTATGCGGTACGTACCGGCCGGGTCACCCAGGCCACCGGGCTCACTCTCTCCCGGGCGCAACGAGACCATATCCACTCGCGCGGGCTGCCAGAAGTACGGGTCGCGCTGGAGGGTTGGGACGCCCACCAGCCTGAGCGCCCCTATGACGGGATCATCTCCGTCGGCGCCTTCGAGCACTTCGTCACCGGCAGCACACCCAACGACCAGCGGATCACCGCCTATCGGTCCTACTTCGAGAAGTGCTACCAGTGGCTCTCCCCCGGCGCCGGCATGTCGCTGCAGACCATCGCATACGACGGGGTGAGCGGGCCGAAGGGCCCTGTGGGCTCGTTCGTCGCCAGCGAGATCTTCCCGGACGCCGCGCTGCCGCGGCTCTCGGAGATCACGGCCGCCTGCGACCCGTATTTTTCCGTTACCTGGCTGCGCAGCTCGGCCAGGGACTACGCCCGGACCCTCGGCGTGTGGTCCGCAAGCCTGCTGGAAGCCCGGGAGGAAGCCCAGCGGGTGGCAGGCGACGAGGTGTACCGCCGCTACCGGCGCTACCTGAGGGCCTGCGAGGTCACCTTCGTGCGTGAGGCGGCCACGTTGTACCGGATCGGTTTCCGTCGCAGGGACGAGGTACTGCAGCTCTCCGACTGA
- a CDS encoding acyl carrier protein produces the protein MSPSYQIISDSLIKEFDVDPALVHPDAALESLQLDSLALVELSLMLEERLNMTVTDVPASITLAELVSLVDNGSDADDRVPAGQKESA, from the coding sequence ATGTCTCCGAGCTACCAGATCATCAGTGACAGTCTCATCAAGGAGTTCGACGTGGATCCCGCTCTCGTCCACCCTGATGCCGCGCTGGAGTCACTGCAACTCGACAGCCTCGCCCTGGTCGAACTCTCGCTGATGCTCGAGGAACGCCTGAACATGACCGTCACCGACGTTCCGGCCAGCATCACCCTTGCCGAACTCGTCTCCCTGGTGGACAACGGTTCGGACGCCGACGACCGTGTGCCGGCCGGTCAGAAAGAGAGCGCGTGA